The Gordonia sp. KTR9 genome contains a region encoding:
- a CDS encoding helix-turn-helix transcriptional regulator: protein MAAVVAEGDIFDAALAALIESAGYDATVVEPAQLTGLRNAAAILVRSAAMLGFVRRVPALRSVKIIFVGNGVAGFEHIRVSPRAPGAEEALHRALATAAGPPTPQSAPELANRVRLTERELEILRTYTLGATLRQTSRVHEIAESTVREHYRRVARRYEEAGRPIGNKAQLLVEFITDGWVRP from the coding sequence ATGGCTGCCGTTGTCGCCGAGGGCGACATCTTCGACGCCGCCCTGGCCGCGCTGATCGAGAGTGCCGGGTACGACGCAACCGTCGTCGAACCCGCCCAGCTCACCGGCCTGCGGAATGCGGCCGCGATCCTCGTGCGGTCCGCGGCCATGCTCGGATTCGTCCGGCGCGTGCCGGCGTTGCGCTCGGTCAAGATCATCTTCGTGGGCAACGGTGTCGCGGGCTTCGAACACATCCGCGTCTCCCCCCGCGCCCCGGGAGCGGAGGAGGCACTACATCGCGCGCTGGCGACCGCGGCGGGCCCACCGACGCCGCAGTCCGCCCCCGAACTCGCGAACCGGGTACGACTCACCGAGCGGGAGCTGGAGATCCTCAGGACCTACACGCTGGGTGCCACGCTGCGCCAGACCTCGCGCGTCCACGAGATCGCGGAAAGCACGGTGCGCGAACATTATCGGCGAGTCGCACGACGATATGAGGAAGCCGGCCGGCCGATCGGGAACAAGGCCCAGCTCCTCGTCGAGTTCATCACCGACGGGTGGGTGCGGCCATGA
- a CDS encoding DUF6480 family protein — MADNDPARKPFNPQNPDPASTAGLEPGGGVAPGDTPPAESAVGGDEHEPPQRRRVGGVIVIAVAAIIFLLVALGLIGRAVGLF; from the coding sequence ATGGCTGACAACGACCCCGCCCGGAAACCGTTCAATCCGCAGAACCCCGACCCGGCGAGCACGGCGGGACTCGAACCCGGAGGCGGAGTCGCGCCTGGTGACACCCCGCCGGCCGAGTCCGCGGTCGGAGGGGACGAGCACGAGCCGCCGCAGCGCAGGCGAGTCGGCGGTGTGATCGTGATCGCCGTCGCGGCGATCATCTTCCTGCTGGTCGCATTGGGTCTCATCGGTCGTGCGGTGGGTCTGTTCTAG
- a CDS encoding low temperature requirement protein A, producing MSTRLHLSTMRPRDPDEPGRTASTLELFFDLVFVVAVSIAAVQLHHALTENHIVDGVVSYAFVFFAIWWAWMNFTWFATSFGTDDWLYRVLTFVQMAGVLVLAAGIESAFVDHEFWLVVVGYVIMRVAMVAQWLRASGSAGDRRRTTRLYAAGIAVVQVLWLLWLLVPSGTAATIGFVVLVGAELAVPVIAERQGNTPWHPHHITERYGLFTLILLGESLLASSNAIIEALHSEQELAPLISIAILTFVATAALWWIYFWPPHHRAIGSLADSLRYGYVHYFVFAAAGAFSAGIEVEIDVLTHHSELTETQASFTVTIPIAVFILGIWWIAIRANADRVVNTVVPVGALLVLLDPVIPVPFALTAVFLIAIVTVLVLRPQLTTDAGVHG from the coding sequence ATGTCCACACGCTTGCACCTGAGCACCATGCGCCCACGGGACCCGGACGAGCCGGGTCGGACAGCCAGCACTCTCGAGCTCTTCTTCGATCTCGTGTTCGTGGTGGCGGTGAGCATCGCGGCGGTCCAGTTGCACCATGCGCTCACCGAGAACCACATCGTCGACGGCGTGGTGTCGTACGCGTTCGTGTTCTTCGCCATCTGGTGGGCGTGGATGAACTTCACCTGGTTCGCGACATCGTTCGGCACCGACGACTGGCTCTACCGGGTCCTCACCTTCGTCCAGATGGCCGGGGTGCTGGTGCTCGCGGCGGGGATCGAATCCGCATTCGTCGACCACGAGTTCTGGCTGGTCGTCGTCGGCTACGTGATCATGCGCGTCGCGATGGTCGCCCAGTGGCTGCGTGCGTCCGGCTCCGCCGGGGACCGCCGCCGGACCACCCGGCTCTACGCCGCCGGGATCGCAGTCGTCCAGGTCCTGTGGCTGCTGTGGCTGCTCGTCCCGTCGGGTACCGCCGCGACCATCGGCTTCGTGGTGCTCGTCGGCGCCGAACTCGCGGTGCCGGTCATCGCCGAACGCCAGGGAAACACCCCTTGGCATCCGCACCACATCACCGAGAGGTACGGCCTCTTCACGCTCATCCTGCTCGGCGAGAGTCTGCTGGCGTCGTCGAACGCCATCATCGAGGCGTTGCACAGCGAGCAGGAACTCGCGCCGCTGATCTCGATCGCGATCCTGACCTTCGTCGCGACCGCCGCCCTGTGGTGGATCTACTTCTGGCCGCCGCACCACCGGGCGATCGGATCGCTGGCGGATTCACTCCGGTACGGATACGTGCACTACTTCGTCTTCGCGGCGGCCGGCGCGTTCTCGGCAGGCATCGAGGTCGAGATCGATGTGCTGACCCATCACAGCGAGCTGACGGAAACCCAGGCGTCGTTCACGGTCACGATCCCGATCGCGGTCTTCATCCTCGGGATCTGGTGGATTGCCATCCGCGCCAACGCCGACCGCGTGGTGAACACCGTGGTTCCGGTCGGGGCCCTGCTCGTCCTCCTCGATCCCGTCATCCCGGTCCCGTTCGCGCTGACCGCCGTGTTCCTCATCGCGATCGTGACCGTGCTGGTCCTGCGACCCCAACTGACCACGGACGCCGGCGTCCACGGGTGA
- a CDS encoding acyl-CoA synthetase codes for MLLPTLTPTAPDDPAVIRVGDDKLSREDLVGAATAVAERIAGARTVAVLATPTVETVLAVVGGLIAGVPVVPVPPDSGPREFEHILADSGAQAWLGQSPAEPTLPVIPVRRYAKSWHRHPEPHADSTALILYTSGTTGLPKGVPVSRQSIAEGLDALADAWLWTADDTLAHGLPLFHVHGLILGVLGPLRRGGRLIHTVTPTADAYAAAAEAGASMFFGVPTVWSRVAAEPSAAQTLSSARVLVSGSAPLPVPVFDRVHELTGHQIVERYGMTETLITVSTRVDGERRPGWVGLPLAHVETRLVENGEPLPHDGQTVGDLHVRGPMLTAGYLNRPDATAESWLPDGFFATGDVAVIGADGMHRIVGRRATDLIKSGGFRIGAGEIETVLLAHPAVREVAVIGVPDDYLGQRIVAYVVGDEVADTELIEFVAGELSNHKRPREIRFVESLPRNAMGKVQKKLLG; via the coding sequence GTGCTGCTGCCCACCCTGACCCCCACCGCACCGGACGACCCCGCCGTGATCCGTGTCGGCGACGACAAGTTGTCGCGCGAGGACCTGGTCGGTGCGGCGACCGCGGTCGCGGAACGGATCGCCGGCGCGCGAACAGTCGCAGTGCTGGCCACCCCGACGGTCGAGACGGTGCTCGCGGTGGTGGGCGGGCTGATCGCCGGCGTCCCGGTGGTTCCCGTCCCGCCCGACTCGGGCCCCCGGGAGTTCGAGCACATCCTCGCCGATTCGGGGGCACAGGCCTGGTTGGGGCAGTCCCCGGCCGAACCGACGCTGCCGGTCATCCCGGTCCGGCGGTACGCGAAATCGTGGCACCGCCATCCCGAACCGCACGCCGACTCGACGGCGCTGATCCTCTACACGTCCGGCACGACCGGCCTCCCCAAAGGTGTGCCGGTCAGTCGGCAGAGCATCGCCGAGGGACTCGACGCACTCGCCGACGCCTGGCTCTGGACCGCCGACGACACTCTGGCGCACGGTCTTCCGCTGTTCCACGTCCACGGGTTGATCCTGGGTGTCCTCGGCCCGCTGCGCCGCGGCGGACGACTGATCCACACCGTCACACCGACAGCCGACGCATACGCCGCCGCCGCGGAGGCCGGCGCGAGCATGTTCTTCGGCGTGCCGACGGTCTGGAGTCGTGTTGCCGCCGAACCGTCTGCCGCACAGACACTGTCGTCGGCGCGGGTCCTCGTCTCCGGAAGCGCCCCGTTACCCGTTCCGGTCTTCGATCGCGTTCACGAACTCACCGGACACCAGATCGTCGAGCGGTACGGCATGACCGAAACGTTGATCACGGTCAGTACGCGGGTCGACGGGGAACGCCGACCCGGGTGGGTGGGATTGCCTCTCGCCCACGTGGAAACCCGCCTCGTGGAGAACGGCGAGCCACTGCCGCACGACGGTCAGACCGTCGGCGATCTCCACGTCCGCGGACCGATGCTGACGGCCGGGTACCTCAACCGACCCGACGCCACCGCCGAATCATGGCTTCCGGACGGCTTTTTCGCGACCGGTGACGTCGCGGTCATCGGCGCCGACGGGATGCACCGGATCGTCGGCCGACGCGCGACCGACCTCATCAAGTCCGGTGGCTTCCGGATCGGGGCCGGCGAGATCGAGACCGTCCTGCTGGCCCACCCGGCGGTCCGCGAGGTGGCCGTGATCGGCGTACCCGACGACTACCTGGGGCAGCGCATCGTCGCCTATGTCGTGGGCGACGAGGTCGCCGACACCGAACTCATCGAGTTCGTCGCCGGCGAACTGTCGAATCACAAACGGCCCCGGGAGATCCGCTTCGTCGAGTCCCTCCCGCGCAACGCCATGGGCAAGGTGCAGAAAAAACTGCTCGGTTGA